The following are encoded together in the Pseudomonas sp. IB20 genome:
- a CDS encoding thioesterase II family protein yields MSASTRLRLFCLPYSGASAMVYARWRRALPDWLHVCPLELPGRGMRMDEPLQRDIKALAAQLADEISRDLSDPYALFGHSLGGLLAFELAHALNERGVPAPLALFASGTAGPARRDVSEYAIAKTDQQLIARLRELQGTAEEALANPELMQLMLPILRADFLLCGSFTYGQREPLGMPIHVFGGKQDSVRAEQLLDWQADTASGFSLDMFDGHHFFLVQHESAVLRCLRRYADEHLARWRNGAARPLAAG; encoded by the coding sequence ATGAGTGCCTCCACGCGACTGCGCCTGTTTTGCCTGCCCTATTCGGGGGCCAGCGCCATGGTTTATGCGCGTTGGCGCCGGGCTTTGCCGGATTGGTTGCACGTGTGCCCGCTGGAGTTGCCGGGGCGTGGCATGCGCATGGATGAACCGTTGCAGCGCGATATCAAGGCCTTGGCAGCGCAGCTTGCGGATGAGATCAGCCGTGACCTGAGCGACCCCTATGCTCTGTTCGGCCACAGCCTCGGCGGCTTGCTGGCATTTGAGCTGGCCCACGCACTGAATGAGCGCGGCGTGCCTGCGCCACTGGCGTTATTCGCCTCTGGCACCGCCGGCCCGGCGCGCCGTGATGTGAGCGAATACGCCATCGCAAAGACCGACCAACAACTGATCGCCCGCCTGCGCGAACTGCAGGGCACCGCCGAAGAAGCCCTGGCCAACCCCGAGCTGATGCAGTTGATGCTGCCGATTCTGCGCGCCGACTTCCTGCTCTGCGGCAGCTTCACCTACGGCCAGCGCGAGCCGCTGGGTATGCCGATCCATGTGTTCGGCGGCAAGCAAGACAGCGTGCGCGCCGAGCAGTTGCTCGACTGGCAGGCCGACACCGCCAGCGGCTTTTCCCTGGACATGTTTGATGGTCACCACTTCTTCCTCGTGCAGCACGAAAGTGCCGTGCTGCGCTGCCTGCGGCGCTATGCCGACGAACACCTGGCGCGCTGGCGCAATGGCGCGGCGCGGCCACTGGCCGCCGGCTAA
- a CDS encoding RNA polymerase factor sigma-70, whose protein sequence is MTEQVSTGRCDSPLLQAFVDNRLILVKIAARITGCRSRAEDVVQDAYFRLQSAPTITSSFKAQLSYLFQIVRNLAIDHYRKQALELKYSGTEEEGLNVVIHGASPETSHINFNTLENIADALTELPQRTRYAFEMYRLHGVPQKDIAKELGVSPTLVNFMIRDALVHCRKVSGNHSDTFARRV, encoded by the coding sequence ATGACGGAACAAGTATCCACAGGCAGGTGCGACTCACCGCTTCTCCAAGCATTCGTCGACAATCGTTTGATTCTGGTGAAGATCGCGGCACGCATTACCGGCTGCCGCTCGCGTGCCGAAGACGTCGTGCAGGACGCCTACTTCCGGCTGCAATCGGCGCCGACGATCACGTCATCGTTCAAGGCCCAATTGAGTTATCTGTTCCAGATCGTGCGCAACCTGGCGATCGATCACTACCGCAAGCAGGCCCTGGAGCTCAAATACTCCGGGACGGAAGAGGAAGGCTTGAATGTGGTTATTCACGGCGCATCACCGGAAACCTCCCACATCAACTTCAACACCCTGGAAAACATCGCCGACGCCCTGACGGAGCTGCCACAACGCACCCGCTATGCGTTCGAGATGTACCGCCTGCACGGCGTACCGCAAAAGGACATCGCCAAGGAACTCGGTGTGTCACCGACCCTGGTGAACTTCATGATTCGTGATGCGCTGGTGCATTGCCGCAAGGTGTCGGGCAACCACAGCGATACGTTTGCGCGCAGGGTTTGA